Proteins co-encoded in one Kutzneria chonburiensis genomic window:
- a CDS encoding gas vesicle protein K, which translates to MTTPPRTFAVDAGRGLGGLVVAVLDILRELIERQVLRRIDAGTLTADEIERLGVALIDLDRQFRELRTLFDDGGTA; encoded by the coding sequence GTGACGACGCCGCCGCGCACGTTCGCCGTGGATGCCGGCCGCGGGCTCGGCGGGCTGGTCGTGGCCGTGCTGGACATCCTGCGCGAGCTGATCGAACGGCAGGTGCTGCGCCGCATCGACGCCGGCACGCTCACCGCCGACGAGATCGAGCGGCTCGGCGTCGCACTGATCGACCTCGACCGGCAGTTCCGCGAGCTGCGCACCCTCTTCGACGACGGAGGAACCGCGTGA
- the gvpJ gene encoding gas vesicle protein GvpJ, with product MTADDLVDLLDRAIAGGVVIHGDVLISLAGVDLIRLDLRALLAAVDTVELT from the coding sequence ATGACCGCCGACGACCTGGTGGACCTGCTGGACCGGGCGATCGCCGGCGGCGTGGTGATCCACGGCGACGTGCTGATCTCGCTGGCCGGCGTCGACCTGATCCGGCTGGATCTGCGCGCCCTGCTCGCCGCCGTGGACACCGTGGAGCTCACGTGA
- the gvpJ gene encoding gas vesicle protein GvpJ — protein MIQRPGGGSTSLADVLDIVLDKGIVIDAFVRVSVIGIELLTIEARIVIASVDTYIRYVEAMQQLGALPRRATPPALTTPVAPPVAVYPQQSTPMETT, from the coding sequence ATGATCCAACGGCCCGGCGGCGGGTCCACCAGCCTGGCCGACGTGCTGGACATCGTGCTGGACAAGGGCATCGTCATCGACGCGTTCGTGCGGGTCTCGGTGATCGGCATCGAGCTGCTGACCATCGAGGCCCGCATCGTGATCGCCAGCGTCGACACGTACATCCGTTACGTGGAGGCGATGCAGCAGCTTGGCGCGCTGCCTCGCCGCGCAACCCCGCCGGCCCTCACCACCCCCGTGGCGCCGCCGGTCGCGGTGTACCCGCAGCAGTCCACCCCGATGGAGACCACGTGA
- a CDS encoding class I SAM-dependent methyltransferase translates to MDLTNVQQTALMTMYGKALDARADDPILGDTMADAAVHKMDFDFSTLKLPKGGQISLPVRAKQLDGWTREFLAAHRDAVVLHLGCGLDTRVHRVDPGPDVRWYDVDQPEIIALRRELYPSRAGYELVSRSITEPGWVEELAAERPVLVVGEGLVMHVPTAEDVALFRRIMGAFPSGQFIFDVYAASTAKVVTLASKLGRTPVQLHTGLPQALRAELPELKLTDSVPFLTLPELVSRMSGNLFGRLYFRAIEAGWTRDSILHLRYRFG, encoded by the coding sequence ATGGACCTGACCAACGTCCAGCAAACCGCGCTGATGACGATGTACGGCAAGGCGTTGGACGCGCGGGCCGACGACCCGATCCTCGGCGACACCATGGCCGACGCAGCCGTGCACAAGATGGACTTCGACTTCAGCACTCTGAAGTTGCCCAAGGGCGGTCAGATCAGCCTGCCGGTGCGGGCCAAGCAGCTCGACGGCTGGACGCGGGAGTTCCTGGCCGCGCACCGCGACGCCGTCGTCCTGCACCTCGGGTGCGGGCTGGACACCCGCGTCCATCGGGTCGATCCGGGGCCGGACGTGCGCTGGTACGACGTCGACCAGCCCGAGATCATCGCGCTGCGCCGGGAACTCTACCCGTCGCGGGCCGGCTACGAGCTGGTCAGCCGGTCGATCACCGAGCCCGGCTGGGTCGAGGAGCTGGCCGCCGAGCGGCCGGTCCTGGTGGTCGGCGAGGGGCTGGTGATGCACGTGCCGACCGCCGAGGACGTCGCCCTGTTCCGGCGGATCATGGGCGCGTTTCCCAGTGGGCAGTTCATCTTCGACGTCTACGCCGCGTCGACCGCGAAGGTCGTCACCCTGGCCTCGAAGCTCGGCCGCACGCCGGTCCAGCTGCACACCGGCCTGCCGCAGGCGCTGCGGGCCGAGCTGCCCGAGCTCAAGCTCACCGACTCGGTGCCGTTCCTGACACTGCCCGAACTCGTGTCCCGGATGAGCGGCAACCTGTTCGGGCGGCTGTACTTCCGCGCGATCGAGGCCGGCTGGACGCGGGACTCGATCCTGCACCTGCGCTATCGGTTCGGCTAG
- a CDS encoding NAD-dependent epimerase/dehydratase family protein translates to MSTNASPLVLVTGGTGYVAAHAIAQLLDAGYRVRTTVRSPKADLPDVEVVQADLSADDGWAAAHHGVQYVLHTASPFPPGSPKHDDDVIAPAVGGTLRVLAAARAAGVERVVLTSSFAAVGYGAIPQSRYTEDDWTDPGDPNTAYIRSKAIAERAAWDDVAAHGGPELSVINPVGIFGPPLNSRVNSSVGIVKAMLDGQMPFALPTRFGVVDVRDVADLHLRAMTSPAAAGRRYLAVSGETISFLDLATMLRDHFGDAAANVPTVELTEAEVRANPALRDALTQLGRRPVISADRARTELGWQPRPVRTTIVETAEALLKAHNEAWT, encoded by the coding sequence TTGTCCACCAACGCTTCCCCGCTCGTGCTGGTCACCGGCGGCACGGGCTACGTCGCGGCGCACGCCATCGCGCAGTTGCTCGACGCCGGCTATCGGGTCCGCACGACTGTGCGGAGCCCGAAGGCAGACCTGCCGGACGTCGAGGTCGTCCAAGCCGATCTGTCAGCCGACGACGGTTGGGCCGCCGCGCACCACGGCGTCCAGTACGTGCTGCACACCGCCTCGCCATTCCCGCCCGGCAGCCCGAAGCACGACGACGACGTGATCGCCCCGGCGGTCGGCGGCACGCTCCGCGTGCTCGCGGCGGCGCGGGCCGCCGGCGTTGAGCGAGTAGTACTCACGTCCTCGTTCGCCGCTGTCGGTTACGGCGCGATCCCCCAGTCCCGCTACACCGAAGACGACTGGACCGACCCCGGCGACCCGAACACCGCCTACATCCGGTCCAAGGCCATCGCCGAGCGAGCGGCGTGGGACGACGTGGCCGCGCACGGCGGCCCCGAGCTGTCGGTGATCAACCCGGTGGGGATCTTCGGACCGCCGCTGAACAGCCGGGTCAACTCCTCGGTCGGGATCGTCAAGGCGATGCTGGACGGGCAGATGCCGTTCGCGCTGCCGACACGCTTTGGCGTCGTCGACGTCCGCGATGTCGCTGACCTGCACCTTCGCGCCATGACCAGCCCGGCGGCGGCCGGCCGCCGCTACCTCGCGGTCAGCGGCGAGACGATCAGCTTCCTCGACCTGGCCACCATGCTCCGCGATCACTTCGGCGACGCGGCCGCCAACGTCCCGACCGTCGAGCTCACCGAAGCCGAGGTGCGGGCCAATCCCGCGCTGCGGGACGCTCTCACACAGCTCGGACGCCGTCCGGTGATCAGCGCCGACCGCGCCCGCACCGAGCTCGGCTGGCAGCCCCGTCCCGTGCGCACCACGATCGTGGAGACTGCCGAGGCGCTGCTCAAGGCGCACAATGAGGCATGGACCTGA
- a CDS encoding GvpL/GvpF family gas vesicle protein, with the protein MTLLLYGIVRADHRLPAGLRAVVRDDLAVVVSDLGAAEPTAEDARSHLDVLCGLIETGPVLPLRFASTAADDDSVRDNAVIADPAAVRHELDRLTGMAEVHVQLTFDETTVLNALLAEDPALARAVVGFDATVERGRRIADRVDAWTARQADALLRPIADDLVRLADNDNGEQRWALLVRHDELDRLADAIGALPVTAGAIGPLPPYNFVSLPVKPVSRWGF; encoded by the coding sequence GTGACCCTCCTGCTGTACGGAATCGTCCGCGCCGATCACCGGCTCCCGGCCGGGCTGCGGGCCGTCGTACGGGACGATCTCGCCGTGGTCGTGTCGGATCTCGGCGCGGCCGAGCCGACCGCCGAGGACGCGAGGTCGCATTTGGACGTCCTCTGTGGACTGATCGAGACCGGGCCGGTGCTGCCGCTGCGGTTCGCCAGCACGGCCGCTGACGACGATTCCGTGCGGGACAACGCGGTGATCGCCGATCCCGCGGCCGTCCGGCACGAACTCGATCGGTTGACCGGGATGGCCGAGGTGCACGTGCAGCTGACGTTCGACGAGACCACGGTGCTGAACGCGTTGCTGGCCGAGGATCCGGCCCTGGCCCGCGCGGTCGTCGGCTTCGATGCCACGGTCGAGCGCGGCCGGCGCATTGCCGACCGGGTCGACGCCTGGACCGCACGACAGGCCGACGCCTTGCTCCGGCCCATCGCCGACGACCTGGTTCGGTTGGCGGACAACGACAACGGCGAGCAGCGCTGGGCACTGCTCGTCCGCCACGACGAACTGGACCGGCTGGCTGACGCGATCGGCGCGCTGCCGGTCACCGCCGGCGCGATCGGACCGCTGCCGCCGTACAACTTCGTGTCGCTCCCGGTGAAACCCGTGTCCCGCTGGGGGTTCTAG
- the gvpJ gene encoding gas vesicle protein GvpJ, giving the protein MTDELAARPRASLAGASLADVLERVLDKGVVIVGDISVSVVDVELLTLRVRLFIASAQTAQEMGMDWWTNDPFFSPADANCPPSIRRETAVYAYAMTSPTTPAPPLRILTEGQLSLVVTDTNPAEFTDPAMLRLVRRHHDVVHALFQHATVLPLRFGTLFAHDDAAREMLRRCHDEAVAMLTAFADHREWGVRVRRPGGAPAQGLSGTEYLAMRRRERDGVHLHQRLVRHASRGTIRRGDLRLDAVYLVPRIGEKAFLAEVGRIEGEVDTTGPWPPYSFSELRTAAG; this is encoded by the coding sequence GTGACCGACGAGCTGGCGGCCCGGCCCAGAGCGTCACTGGCCGGGGCATCACTGGCCGACGTGCTGGAACGGGTGCTGGACAAGGGCGTCGTGATCGTCGGCGACATCTCGGTGAGCGTCGTCGACGTCGAGCTGCTGACGCTGCGGGTGCGGCTGTTCATCGCGTCCGCGCAGACCGCGCAGGAAATGGGCATGGACTGGTGGACCAATGATCCGTTCTTCTCCCCGGCCGACGCGAACTGCCCGCCGAGCATTCGCCGTGAGACCGCCGTATACGCCTATGCGATGACGTCGCCGACAACACCGGCACCGCCACTTCGCATCCTGACGGAGGGGCAACTTTCCCTCGTCGTGACGGACACAAATCCGGCAGAATTCACCGATCCGGCGATGCTTCGACTCGTTCGACGGCATCACGATGTCGTCCATGCGTTATTCCAGCATGCAACCGTGCTGCCGCTGCGTTTCGGCACGCTATTCGCGCACGATGACGCGGCCCGGGAAATGCTGCGGCGCTGTCACGACGAAGCCGTTGCCATGCTGACCGCCTTCGCGGACCACCGGGAGTGGGGCGTTCGGGTCCGTCGGCCCGGCGGGGCGCCGGCGCAGGGCCTCAGCGGCACCGAGTACCTGGCCATGCGGCGGCGTGAGCGCGACGGCGTCCACCTTCATCAACGCCTGGTCCGGCACGCCAGCCGGGGCACCATCCGCCGCGGCGACCTCCGGCTCGACGCGGTCTATCTCGTGCCCAGGATCGGTGAGAAGGCGTTCCTGGCCGAGGTTGGGCGGATCGAAGGCGAGGTCGACACCACCGGGCCGTGGCCGCCGTACTCCTTCAGCGAGCTGCGGACGGCGGCCGGATGA
- a CDS encoding MerR family transcriptional regulator has translation MAVEAGPWATIQEASRRSGLSEPTLRYYEQIGLIDPVPRDESSGHRRYSAEAVERLEALACLRGAGMGIGDMRVHLELLTEGNAAAEQQQELFERHAARLVAEIDGLRLRLDYLTLKAELWAARARGDEPAEQAAIVALTALIAQF, from the coding sequence ATGGCAGTCGAGGCAGGTCCCTGGGCCACGATCCAGGAGGCGTCCCGGCGCAGCGGGCTCTCCGAGCCCACGCTGCGCTACTACGAGCAGATCGGCCTGATCGACCCGGTGCCGCGGGACGAGAGCAGCGGCCACCGGCGCTACAGCGCCGAGGCGGTGGAGCGCCTGGAAGCGTTGGCCTGCCTGCGTGGCGCGGGCATGGGTATCGGCGACATGCGCGTACATCTGGAGCTGCTGACCGAGGGCAATGCCGCCGCGGAGCAGCAGCAGGAGCTGTTCGAACGCCACGCCGCCCGCCTGGTCGCCGAGATCGACGGTCTCCGGCTGCGCCTCGACTACCTCACGTTGAAAGCCGAGCTGTGGGCCGCGCGGGCACGCGGCGACGAGCCGGCCGAGCAGGCGGCCATCGTCGCGCTGACCGCGCTCATCGCCCAGTTCTGA
- a CDS encoding gas vesicle protein, whose protein sequence is MPEQQPPNTAAAAAECARGQFESLTGHEKSSVTGLKPRPEGGWSVLLDVVELARIPASTSVMATYRVDIDGAGALCGYERLRRYTRGATDG, encoded by the coding sequence TTGCCGGAACAGCAGCCGCCGAACACGGCGGCGGCCGCCGCGGAATGCGCAAGGGGCCAGTTCGAGAGTCTCACCGGTCACGAGAAAAGTTCCGTGACCGGATTGAAGCCGCGCCCGGAAGGCGGTTGGTCGGTACTGCTCGACGTGGTCGAACTGGCGCGAATTCCGGCATCGACCAGCGTGATGGCGACCTATCGCGTCGACATCGACGGGGCCGGCGCGCTGTGCGGGTACGAGCGGCTGCGCCGGTACACGAGAGGAGCGACCGACGGGTGA